In the genome of Puntigrus tetrazona isolate hp1 chromosome 8, ASM1883169v1, whole genome shotgun sequence, the window atttaaatttaatttaatttttaattaattaattaattaatttttttatttttttttttttttttttattacaacaaaCATATCtacacattttcagatttagcTCACCTTTTGGTGCAAATTTGTCCCCAAAACATTTAATCTTATCtgctgttatattttattaatatctgGGCCGCGATAGAgcaatattagaatttttagtATATGATATTTCACTTGTATTAAAATCTGTGACTTCTGTTTAATTTGCATTAGACTTAGACGCTTGATAGAAATCTACTCTATGCTCTTCTTGAGGTTCTGGCCAGAAAATGCAGATGCAGCTGTGTTAAAACCCACCTTTCGTTTACCTTGTGCCGTGTTCATTTTGTTAATGAAGGTCCCCGACCCAGTTTTCGTTAGCAAGCGAGACGAGATGAGAGGAATGCAGCAGCACAAATTTAGTCTGTCCGAACACCTGtatgtgcgtgagtgtgtgctgGAGCGCGCTAGGCCGGATCTGGATGCAGAGACGACTCATCCTTCCTCCTGGAGCTACAAAGAGGCCGTTTAGGTGCCCGTGAGAGGATGGCATTGTGCGGGCCGCCCATCTCTGGCTGCCCGTTAGAGAGCTAAACGATTCTGCTCTCACTGCCAGTCCAGCTGGTCACACCACATCCTCCCGCCAAAATCACCATCAGACCCTCCAGTGAGAGACAGACTCGCTGGGGTTCATCTCAAGTAATATTGTTCGGTGATGGCTGTTAATAGTTTGCGCAGATTTGTTCGCTCCTCGTCGTGGGTCGGCGGCGGAATTGTGATTGTGCTGCGTGTGCATTTCTTGCACGTTAACCTCGGGCGGTCGAATCCTGACCCATTTGTAGTATCCTGGGGAAACAGCATGTTTAGTCCATTAAGAAGCACAATGTGAGAGGAAGACGCGTCTGCACACACACTGGACAAACACATCTTCTTGGAGGCTGATAAGGTTTTTGTGTATAGCAACGTAAATGCATGCACgcatatgaaaacaaacaaaaaagtagcgAATCCCAAATCGatcagatatatatttatttaataatgtagtcatttacaaatgaagacatttacGTTTGGTTTAacataaatactattttagcaGTTGAGTTacgaaaaaaatgaaaaaaaaacaagcatttgaaTATGCTTATTGAATTTccttttagaaatgtaatttagtttatACCGttcttttaatctttaaaatgatCTGCAACATTGGAGAATGTACATAATACAAGTCACGAGGCATCAATCTTCTTAGATACCCTTTAAAAAGTCTCTTAACTTATCAGTGCTTCAGAAAATAGGTTTAACTTTATTGGAGGATGATGCATAACTTTAGCCTCCATACGCTGGAAAATGtgatacaattttctttaagtaAGTGGTTACAAAtggtttattttagctacatttaaataaataatatgtatgttAAAAGTTGCTaaactaaatttattaaatgtggctaaaataaattgaatgcaaCCACTTActgtaccttttttttcatattaaattactttttttcagtgtaatatccttttttattatttagatttttttttttttttttttggaggaggATTTGCATATTGTAGTTATGTTTAAGGTtaccaaatatatatttccaaatgaaCTGTTAAATTTCCTattacttaaataaaaacatctcttGAATATCTGTGATTGAACAGGCTTTCTGAAAGTTGTATTTTTCCCCTTCTCTTTCCTCTATATGTTCTTATTTATCATGCCATATTGTTTCATTTGCAATGCGGCcaagtgctttttaaagttcttgcataaaaatattacagtattacaaAAATCACATCTCAGTTAACGTTACTTCAAACcatatgttttttcttcttccgtGCAGAACTGATATAAGGATGAGCGAATGGAGATTGTGCCGTACCATACGGTTATACGGGGGCTATATATTATCTTTTATTGTCCAAACACGCAGACGCATAGGCGCATACGATGAGACCCTTGCACGTTGTCTGGAAAACTACGCTGAACTTGAACGAAAGTCAATGTAAACGCGTTTAGTTAGCTTTTGTCAGCCCTTGAATGGAGGGGCCACTTCGGTCTTTGTCTGATGTGAATTCACACATGGACAGGTTTGGTCCTCTCTGGGTGCGGTCAGAATATACACAGTCAGCTTCGGTTTTGACCTTGTGTAACTGGATCGGTGCGTATTGCTCGTCTCCTCCATTATTATGGATATCGCTCGTCCTCGTCATCATTTCTTCTACTGCCAGATTTGTCTGAATAGCTGCGGTGGGCTCTCAAAATACCATCTTGCAGAAAGGAAAAGCAGTCTCACCCTGAGAACGTCATGAAGCCGGTTTGACCCCTCAGACTTGCCATACAAGCTTAGTAAACGGCATCTGCAGCTGGAGACAAATATGAATtcatgaatgaaagaaagaaagatcaCAGGCACCTGTGTAAAGAGTACTTGAATGTCATCTGTTAAAAACGGGTTTGATAAACATAACTTCTCACACAATGATGCAGACTCACACGCGAgacttttttcaaatgaaaaaggttttttttaatagaaattgtTCAATTTCACCaagaaatctatctatctatctatctatctatctatctatctgtcgtCTTTGATGttaattattcacaataaataaaaaaatgttgaaaaatttCATCTTTTGGAAACTGGCTTCAGTAGACGATGGGTACACTGTAACACCACTAATCCTAGACGTATACATCATTTGTGAATAACTTCTCTTTAGTGAAATGTTTATCCTTAGGCTATCCTTATACTTTCTTTTACTGCCTAAACAGAGGAGGAGGCGAAATCACATTAAACTTCAAAAGAGCCCAAACCGCAGGGGTGAGCAAAGAGGAGATGAGAGAAAAGCGGGTCTTAGTTTTGCGAGAGTTTCAAGGTAAACAGATTATGAAATCATGAATAATGCAACAAAAGATTGCGGGCAAGCTGGATTCAAAACGGAAAGAAATGTTAACTTTATCCATAGATGAGAAGAAGAAGTCCAAACAGGGAGGccggaattattattattttgactaaACACAAATAATTCGCCTCCAGTATCAAAAAGACTGAAGTGAAACCCATCTGGCTTAGTTTTGAGACTTGATCTGATGCCAAACGTCAAATGTGATTTATGTGGGGAAAGCGCTATAGAAAACATAGGAATTCCCAGTGTAGACATCACTCTCGTCTGTCTTATAGACAGTTGTGTAATTCTCACACGCCAGGCAGATTCAGGAGCTAATGTGAGCACATTCCCAGCGAGCTCTGCGCTCCGTCAGACGCCACGGCTCTCCTGacgttcttgtttttttctctcatgaGGATGTTCTCCTGCGTGACTGTGTGTCCTTCAGCAGAGATCTGGTCAAAGATGGCCTCTGTGTTTTGATAGATGAGAGGCTCCATTGTCTGTGGGCTGGTGTTCAGTTAGGCCAGACAGATTTCATTATTAACTTTACACTCGTTGCGTCTGTCtgtgttctgtgtctgtgtctctgtctgtgtgtgtgtgtgtgtgtgtgtgtgtgacgagAGCCGTTGGTGTCTATCTGTCCTTAAAACTGGAAGAGAACTCAATATGACAGTTTACTAATCAAGCTAAAATCATTTCCATAGTTTGACACACTTTACAGAAAAGACGTTTAAGTGACGTTTTAATTTCTCAGAAATatgcttaaaatacattttaagtgtaCTTGACTTATACTTAAGTGTTTAAGTGTACTTGAGTACACTTATTTCAGCCATACTTGTGCTCCTGGAAAGTTTTCACTGTTGTACTCTAGAAGGCGCTAGTACACGTAACTTGCACCGATTTAAAAAGTGAAGAAGAAACCATAGAGAAATcatcaagaaaacatttttttttcaaaccttttGTTCAaactattgtatttatatatattattaaaaaaaatacttaccCACACtgaagttttttaaaaaagcattcacgaagctaaaataaaatgcttcatATAACAAATTCTATACAAATTAATACCTAAACAGGGACATAATATAGCCTAATTAAAGTATAATGTAAAGTCAAAAACTTTAGAAGTATATTTGCAGTATGAAATTACTAAACTAGTAGTATACAACGTGTTTATTTAGTAAAGTATCAGTGAGTTACcaataagtttatttttagtatacattatttttattatacagtaaacATTGATGTAAACTACTGTGCACTCAAAGTTTACTATTGTTTTGCACTCAAAGTTTACTAATGTTTAGTAAGCTTTTAATACTAGAAAATGGGCCCGTGAGTATTGAAGTAGTACACTTAAAAAACGTaataaacgtaataaaaacaatacttaaTAAGCTAGTCTTTGGTAAGGGACAACGTGGAAGAAACCTTTTATATGAAACATATTGACGGTGTCATGGCACTGGATTGCAACGCTccattaatttaactttttttcaggaATGAGAATAGGGTTGAGAATACGGTCAGATAAAGTGCACCGTGCCTCTTGAGGTCTGTGTATGGCGATGCATTTGGACAGTTGTTGAGCGTGAGTTTAAAGGCACGACACAGGATGCACAAGTGACTGCAAAAGTGAGGAAACACACCTGTCGAGGGCTGGGGGATGTTAGTGAGGGTGAGCAGTGATGACAGAGGGTATGCACTTCTGCGCTTTATTGTGAAGGTTAGCAGCTGggacacatgcatgcatgtatatcaTAATCTGCTTTTCGACAAGGTTAATGGTTTATAACAGCCCTGGCTATACACTCCAACAACTGTAGTATAGCTCAGCACCTGCTGCTGTTTTCACTGAGAAGCTATTTGAGCGTGATTACATCTCTGCATTTGAccaaaaaacactgcaaaatcaTCCAAATGCTCGACATTCATATCGCTTATTCTATGGgaacaaatacatataatcTTCTGGTTTGTCTCTGTGGGCAGAAGCATGAGCCTTCTTTCCCCCCGTGGACCTAATTAATGAAGTAAAGGTGCAGTCGGGGTGGTGAAGGGGTGCCGGAAGAcaagtgtgttgtgattggcagGATGAAATGAGCACGTTGCTTTTCATTTGAAACACCTTTTGGAAAGCTCGGTTTGTTATGTTTGGCACAAAGACCCTGAAACATGAGATTCCCTTTACAACTGATTGAAACGGAGAACCTGTAACACATAATCGTTTacttaaattaagaaaaatgttcttaaaacattaagaaaatattatttttcaagttattatatatattactgctacagaattgtatataatatatatatataatatatttcagttttgctAAAGCTTGTGCCGTTTGCATAAAACTTGTACTTGTACATCGAATATTGTTTGTTCTTAagataattatttgtaattattttttaactgctgtaaataaaagcatggattaaatgtaaatgtactttggtcaatcttcttttttttttacactattaaAGTTACTGTAAACTGTCACAGAAACGtgcttttgtatatttgtggAAAAAGAGCACATTGGGCTTCTACagtttgttatgtttttttggagattaCATCATTGGTCCGGTTTATCCAGTTAATGAGATTACCTCATCATATCTCTGTTCCAGACAGTGCGTATATCAGACAGTCTGCCAAAAACAATCTGCCGATATTTATCACGGGAACTCTGTATATCACGAGGGGCTTTAGTGAGGGCTCAAGTTCTTCATTCTCTGTTTACGTGTTTCTTTGTTCTCTTTGATTTGAAAGTGTCTGGATCCTATTGGTCATGTCAGTACTGTTGTTACTGGTTGATGTCcgcatacatgtgtgtgtgtgtgtgtgtgtgtgtgtgtgtgtgtgtgtgtgtgtgtgagtgagtgtgtgtgtgtgtgcgcgcacagCGTCCCTTTCTACTTTCTTTAACGGTCAtcttttcaaaaattatttttctcttgTCCCAAATTGGCTACACATAGTTTCAATCAGATTTGTGTCAATCTTGTTTCATTCTTTTGGAGTCATAGGGGCCTCACAGTGTCACTATTAATTAGACCACATGTTatgtctatgtatgtgtgtgtgtgtgtgtgtgtgtgtgtgtttttccagtCCTGTAAGACGGGTCTTTAATGGATGGATCAGCCCCACCCTTTAAGGTagtttgtcttattttatttcaagataTTTGAGGGTTGACTCACActgttcattaaataaatgcatcattaaaaattgcattaaagtaCTAAATCCAGGATTTATAGATAtaataatgtctttttaatgTTCCAGAGGTAGTTTTATGAAGCATGGAAAACACAGTCAAATAAGCATTAATAGTCACACAGTACTATCAATCCACTGGAAGCTTACATCCTCTTTTGAAATGATGTATAgcataaaaaaagatgcaattgttatatattaatactcGTTTTCAATATAATATTGAATTGCACCATAAAGTCACATCATAATCGAGAACTGTGCTTTAGTTAGTCAACATAGTGTActttaaagcacaacaaaataataatgatttaaaatgtattttaaagtaaatttaaagaaatttttacaaagtgcactttgtgcaaattgtacttaagtgtgttGAGAAAGTCATAAAAGTGCActttaagtacacttaagtggctttttatatcattattatcacATTATTTGCAAGTAacagttaaaaaatattaaagacttGAAGAACACTGCACTTTTTCACAAgtggtttggaaaatggatggatgggctATTAATGTATCTCGCTTTAAACACAGCAATGCATATAGCCATGCATAAACACGTGCAATGACGCTAAGACAGTATTGTATTTAAGGAACATATTTAATAGCAGTAGTTAGTTACAgaaatttcaaaaaatataacataatttcatgaatataaattcatttacaCCCCCAAATGTATGCCCTTCTTCGTTTTTTTCCCAGAGACATTTGTCACCagccatctgtctgtctgcccaCCCCCCTAAACCCCGACTCTGTGTCTGCGCTTTAAACTATCTAATCAAGCAGCATCACCTTTGCACTGGAACACactatctcacacacacacacacacattcacatcgTGGAGTTTAacaaaaattatacttttatatctCCTCTTAACAAGTGCTACGAATACCGAACACGTTTCCGAACATTGCAaattagcagaaaaaaaaaatagtatgaaaATACTGTACAATTTGTACAATCTCTGCACCAGTGTATATAGGCTTCAACGCACAGTCACACACTCTTACAGCAGCACAAGCAAGTTCGTCCTCAGTGCAGCATCGTTGTGATCGGTTTAACCGTTTCTCCGGACAGCCGGCCTCCTGTTTGCTTGAATAgttctgtgtgtgcgtgttttgaGCGTGTCAAAGTCAACAAGTAGATGTGGGCGAACATAAACTCACACACTGCATACACACAGAGTCACATCGTTCCAGCAGTTCATCCATGAATACAGTAGAGTACACCGAACTATGAGTGTTATTTACAAAACACAGAGCAATATGTTCTCCAAAGTCCATTGGGTCGCCACATCAGAACGGACCAGCCGTCAATAGACTCCCACCTCAAcccaatgttttttcttcttcttcaacttCATGTTTTCCGTTCTTCTCCTTCCGTCTCCTCACACTTTGGTGGCCAGCGACTGCACCTCTGACTTCTGAGTCTGGGCGCTGAGGGTTGAAGACATGGAGCTCATGTGCCCATGCATGGCCTTCTTCAGGTTCAGCAGACACAGGCACTGCGAGCGGAAGCGCAGGTCGAAGAAGGCGTAGAGGAACGGGTTAAGGCAGCTGTTGACATACGCCAGGCACGTGGCGTACGGATGAGCCAGAAGCAGAAAGTTTAGGAAGCCGCATGAGGTGGGCGCCAGGTCTAGATACGACAACGCATCCATGCTCTTCAGCACATGGAAAGGCGTCCAGCAGAAGGCAAACACCACCACCAAGGTAGTGATGATCTTCAGGAGTCGACGCTTCTTCTGGTCTTCTTTGCGCAGGTGGCTGAAATGCCGGGTGACTGTGCAGCCGATGAAGCAGTAGCAGACGGTCATGGCCAAGAAGGGCAGGAGAAAGCCAAGAGCGGAGGACGAAAGGCTCAGACCCGCAATCCAAAGGGATTCGTGATGCTGGTTGAGAGTGACCAGGCTGAAGTCCATCGCGCAGGTGGTGCGGTTGTTCCCGGCGTCGTCCACCGTGGTGCGAAACAGGAGAGTCGGCACGGCCAGCAGGCACGAGAGGAACCAGATGGCGCCCAGCGACGCCAGCATGGTGGCCCGGGACCGGAGCCGCCCGCTGGACAGAGAGTGGACGATGGCGAGGTAGCGGTCAAAACTCAGGCAGGTCAGGCAGAAGACGCTGGCGTACATGTTGACAAGCACCACGTAACTGCTGATCTTGCAGAGGGCCACGCCGAAGGGCCAGTGGTAACCCAGCGCGGTGTACACAGCCCACAGCGGCAGCGTGATGACGAACGTCAGGTCCGCGAGCGCCAGGTTACCGATGTAGACGTCCGCCGCGCGCCGCTTGGACTTGGCGCGCCAGACGGTGAAGATGACCACGCCGTTCCCGGAGAGACCGAGGATGAAGATGAGCATGTACAGCACGGGGATGAGGGAATAAGACGGCTCCCACTCGGAGTAGTCGCACGCAGTCTCGTTATCGTCGTAGTACTCATAGGAGTCGGCGTATTCCGGCGTTAATGGCTCCATTTGGCGAGGGCGCTTTGGTTACGAGTCCGTCAGTTTCCTCGTGCGGTTTTATCCGAATTTCTGGTCTCGGTTTGATAGAGCTGAGTGGCTTTTTCTGTCCGAAACAGGAGTCTAAGGTAAGTTTCCCCTCGCTGGAAGCTGAAGCGCGTCTGTGTGAGGGAGAGAAGCGCCCTGTCTTTTTAAACTCCAGACTTCTCACCCCTCCCTTTGGACCCATATATCGGACCCCTTATCTCCAGcccccatacacacacacacacacacacacactcccacccACCACGGCACAGCAACCCCCCCGGGCCACGCAGTCGGCAGGAGCGAGTGTGTCAACAAAGTGAGCTTAactcttgtttttcttcttaatGAAAAAGCAATGGCCCCGCTCGTCTTTCAAGTTAGATTTAACTTTAATTGTCcgacaaaaaaatgttttcgcGTCACGTCTCATTTACGGgacttttctgaataaaacacgGGGAGAAACAACGCAGAGACGCAGAATTGAAGTGGATGTTAACTTTAACACAGCAAACACTTGTTCCCCCGTGTCAAGCGTGCTTAAACATCCCGggcaaataaatcatttgacaatTAATAGGCTAATTCGTTTTTAAGTAGGCCGGCCTGGCGTTTTCTGTTCTGAAACGATAAGCTTAGCTTTAATTGCTTCCTGAGAGTTTGTGTAAAACTTCGTCGCACTTTTTCgaacatttgaatttaattactaatgagaaaaaaaatgaaaagacttTGAAAAAACCAGTGAtgagtttaattaaatggaaataaatcgCTACAATAAGACGTTACAGGCAAAGCATCCGTACAAGTTTTTGTAACGTGTTTAGGCTATTCTCGCAGGCCTATCTGCAATAGCCTACTGTTTttctataaattattt includes:
- the aplnra gene encoding apelin receptor A, whose amino-acid sequence is MEPLTPEYADSYEYYDDNETACDYSEWEPSYSLIPVLYMLIFILGLSGNGVVIFTVWRAKSKRRAADVYIGNLALADLTFVITLPLWAVYTALGYHWPFGVALCKISSYVVLVNMYASVFCLTCLSFDRYLAIVHSLSSGRLRSRATMLASLGAIWFLSCLLAVPTLLFRTTVDDAGNNRTTCAMDFSLVTLNQHHESLWIAGLSLSSSALGFLLPFLAMTVCYCFIGCTVTRHFSHLRKEDQKKRRLLKIITTLVVVFAFCWTPFHVLKSMDALSYLDLAPTSCGFLNFLLLAHPYATCLAYVNSCLNPFLYAFFDLRFRSQCLCLLNLKKAMHGHMSSMSSTLSAQTQKSEVQSLATKV